In Myxococcota bacterium, the genomic stretch CGCTGAAGTACAGGTTGCCCGCGCCGTCCACGCGCGGTCCTTCGATCAGTCCGTAGCCGAAGCAGAGTGTCTCGATCACGACTTTCGGCCCCCGGCGATTTCCATGGCTCAACTATACCGATCGTTGCGCCACGGGTGCGCGCTGTTCGAATAGCCGCGCAGCTCCCAGAAGCCCTTGCGGTCGCCCGCGAGCAGCTCGAGCCGCGAGACCCACTTCGCGCCCTTCCAGGCGTAGAGCTGCGGCGTGATCACCCGCACCGGACCGCCGTGGTTGGCGGGCAGCGCGCCGCCGTCGACGCCGAACGCCAGGAGCACGTCGTCCTTCAGCGCTTCGACCAGCGGAATGTTCGTCTCGTAGCCGTCCGAGCCGTGACACATGAGGTGAGTTGCGCCCTCGAGCGGCTCCGCCAGCGCGAGCGCGGTCTGAAGGCGCACGCCGCGCCACGGGATGTCCAGCCGCGACCAGCCGGTGACGCAGTGGAAGTCGGACACGTCGTCGACCTGCTCGAGCTCCTGCAGACCCGCCCAATCGAGCACGTAGGGCCGCTTGCATGCGCCGTCGACCGCCAGCCGGAAGCTCTCGCGAGTCACGTTGGGCTGCACGCCCAGGTCGAGCACGGGCCACTTGCCCGGAGCGGTCGGCGTCTGGTCGACCGGCACCCGCGGCATGCCGTGCCGGTTCTTCGGGCCGCTGCCGAGCGGCCTCGCGTCGGACATCGCGGGTGTCTCGCGCATCTTCGCCAGGAAACGCTCTCGCAGGCGCAGCCGCGCGGCGACCACCTCTTCGGGCGTGCGCCGGCTCATTCCGGCGGGAGCAGCCGAAAGGCCGGCTGCGGCGCGTGGAAGCCCGGAAGCTCGAGCTCGCCCACCGCTTCGAGGAGGGTATGTGTCGGCAGCTGGCCGCGCACCGCGGCACTCACGAGGATCTCGCCGCCCTTCGCCGCGTCGGAGAGCCGCGCCGCCAGGTTGGTCACGTTGCCGATCACGCCGTAGTCGCGCCGGCCCTCGTAGCCGATGAAGCCGCAGGTGGCGTAGCCGGTGTGGATGCCCATGCCCGCGTCGATGCGGTAGCGCCTGCGCGCCCAGCCCGTGCGCAGGCGCGCCAGGTCGCCATGCATGGCGAGCGCCATCGAAGCGGCACGCTCCACGTGGTCCTCCTGGTCGACGGGGTCGTTGAAGAACACCATGAAGCCGTCGCCCGCGAAGCGCTCGAGCGTGCCGGCGAACTCACTGACTCGCCGGCCCATGGCCGAATGGTACTCGGCCAGCGTCGCCATGACCTCTTCCGGCTCGACGCTCTCGGAGAACGACGTGAAGCCGCGCAGGTCGGCGAAGAACACGGTCACGAGCTTGCGCTGCGAGCGCAGCTCGGCGGCGCCGCCGCGCGCCATGACCTGCTCGATGATCTGCGGCGGGAAGAAGCGGCCCAGCTCCGCGAACTCGAGCTCGCGCGCGCGCAGCTTCTCGGTCGCCTCGATGCGGATCAGCGCCTGCACGCCCTGCTGCGCCACCGTCTGCAGCACCTCGAGCTCGAGCCGCTCCCAGGCGTCGCCGCGCTCGCGCGCGCCGATCGCGAGCCCGCCGATCACGCGCGAGTCACGCATGATCGGCAGCAGCGCCTCCGCGCCCAGCCGCTGGAAGGCCGCATAGCACTCGCGCTGGATGTTCACGAACTGCGGCTCCACCGAGATCTGCTCGCGGAAGATCTCCTTGCGCAAGGTGACCATGAGCTGCACCAGCGGCTCGGAGGCCAGCGGCGTCATGTCGAGTGACTGCTCGGCGCGCGCGCGGCCCACGCCGCGCAGGATCTCCGCCGGTCCCGCCACGCCCGCGAACAGGAACGCCGATCCGGGCCGCACGTCGGACAGGCGCGCGGGCGCCTCGGTCAGCGCGTCGAGCACGCCCTCGGGGTCGGTCGCGGCGGCCAGGTCCTCGCCGATGCGCCGCACGGTCTCGGGCAGGCGCAGGCGCTGCGGGTAGAGCCAGGCGTTGAGCAGCGCCTCGAACTTCGGCCACACGTAGAGCAGCGGCAGCAGCAGCCCCGCCACGAGATATGGCGACACCGACACCAGCGCGACCGCGAGCACCGTGAGCGCGCTGACCGCGGCCCCGTACACCACCGCGCGCCGCGCTGCGACCCGCGCGTTCAACAGCTCGCTGCGCAGCGCCGTGCGCGCCAGCGCGAGCAACAGGATCGAGAGCGACCAGTACGCGACCCGGATGTCGAGCACGTGCACGCCGGTCGTGGCCTGCACGAAGCGCACGGTCGCGGGCAGTGACCCGCCGAGCAGCACGCCGGCCAAGAGGATGCGCGCGCGCTGCGCGACCAGCGGGTCCTCGGTGTGCATGGCGAGCGCGCCGCAGCGGCCGACGAAGTAGAGGGTCACCACGAGCAGGAGACTCGTGTCGAAGATGCCGAGATAGCGCGTCGGCCCCGCGTAGTCGGTGGCCCAGGCGGTGATCTGCACGGCCGCGTGCACGAGCCCCAGCCCGTAGATCCAGTACAACACCCGGGGCGGCCGGCGCAGCAGCGCGCGGTGCACGATCGGAAAGGCCAGGCCGGCGTGAATCGGCACCGCGGCCAGGAGGCCGAGCATGGAGCGGTAGTACAGCGCGTACGGCGCCTGCGCGGGGCCGACACCGGACAGGATCATCGACAGGAAGCCGCCCGAGACACTGCACAGCGCGAGCAGCGCCCAGCTCTCGGGCGCGAACGGCCGCAGCTGGAAGGTGATCGCGCCGACCACGAAGAACAGCACGCCGAGCGCGAGCACCCCGCCCTCGGCGTACACCACGTCGGCCAGGCGCAGCTCGCGCACGGGGATCGAGATGTGCGCCAGCTGCTCCACGGGCCGCTGCACGACCAGCTCGTTGGTCGAGCCCTCGGTCAAGTTGAGCCGGCCCCAGACCTCGCTGCGCACCGGCTTGCCCGCGATCGACTCACCGTTCAGCTCGAGCAGACGCGCGCCGCCGCGCAGCCCCAGGTCGGCCGAGTCACGCCGCGAGGGCGAGATCTCGAGCCCGTCCATGACGAAGCCCACGTCGGGCCGGCCCACGCGCTGCAGCTTGTCGGCGCAAGCCAGCAAGAGACCGATCACGTACAGCGAGACGAGCGCAGCGTA encodes the following:
- a CDS encoding adenylate/guanylate cyclase domain-containing protein; this translates as MRLRDGTGRQKLIYAALVSLYVIGLLLACADKLQRVGRPDVGFVMDGLEISPSRRDSADLGLRGGARLLELNGESIAGKPVRSEVWGRLNLTEGSTNELVVQRPVEQLAHISIPVRELRLADVVYAEGGVLALGVLFFVVGAITFQLRPFAPESWALLALCSVSGGFLSMILSGVGPAQAPYALYYRSMLGLLAAVPIHAGLAFPIVHRALLRRPPRVLYWIYGLGLVHAAVQITAWATDYAGPTRYLGIFDTSLLLVVTLYFVGRCGALAMHTEDPLVAQRARILLAGVLLGGSLPATVRFVQATTGVHVLDIRVAYWSLSILLLALARTALRSELLNARVAARRAVVYGAAVSALTVLAVALVSVSPYLVAGLLLPLLYVWPKFEALLNAWLYPQRLRLPETVRRIGEDLAAATDPEGVLDALTEAPARLSDVRPGSAFLFAGVAGPAEILRGVGRARAEQSLDMTPLASEPLVQLMVTLRKEIFREQISVEPQFVNIQRECYAAFQRLGAEALLPIMRDSRVIGGLAIGARERGDAWERLELEVLQTVAQQGVQALIRIEATEKLRARELEFAELGRFFPPQIIEQVMARGGAAELRSQRKLVTVFFADLRGFTSFSESVEPEEVMATLAEYHSAMGRRVSEFAGTLERFAGDGFMVFFNDPVDQEDHVERAASMALAMHGDLARLRTGWARRRYRIDAGMGIHTGYATCGFIGYEGRRDYGVIGNVTNLAARLSDAAKGGEILVSAAVRGQLPTHTLLEAVGELELPGFHAPQPAFRLLPPE
- a CDS encoding molybdopterin-dependent oxidoreductase — encoded protein: MSRRTPEEVVAARLRLRERFLAKMRETPAMSDARPLGSGPKNRHGMPRVPVDQTPTAPGKWPVLDLGVQPNVTRESFRLAVDGACKRPYVLDWAGLQELEQVDDVSDFHCVTGWSRLDIPWRGVRLQTALALAEPLEGATHLMCHGSDGYETNIPLVEALKDDVLLAFGVDGGALPANHGGPVRVITPQLYAWKGAKWVSRLELLAGDRKGFWELRGYSNSAHPWRNDRYS